In a genomic window of Bradyrhizobium ontarionense:
- a CDS encoding helix-turn-helix transcriptional regulator: MKRAPSRIDILPLLPVVFGLGEIEAAAAIGVSASKFRALVKEARMPRPRRIDRRFVWDVDELRAAFKALPHEGESEGSDTWADVV; this comes from the coding sequence ATGAAGCGCGCACCCTCGCGAATCGACATATTGCCACTTTTGCCAGTTGTATTTGGTCTTGGCGAAATCGAGGCGGCTGCGGCGATCGGCGTCTCAGCAAGTAAGTTCCGCGCACTCGTCAAAGAAGCTCGGATGCCGCGCCCTCGACGAATTGACCGACGCTTTGTCTGGGACGTCGATGAGCTGCGCGCAGCGTTCAAGGCTCTTCCTCATGAAGGAGAGAGCGAAGGATCCGATACATGGGCGGACGTGGTGTAA
- a CDS encoding tyrosine-type recombinase/integrase — protein MALGWTDRDPTAGVRGYKSKEIHTWNESEIAVFERHWSEGTRERLTFALLLYTGQRGSDVYRMTWADISGDAIRVAQQKTAAKLTIPIHEALDRVLSTANRGHPTILATAYGERFSVKGFGQMISAAIREAGLPQRCKAHGLRKAAARRLAEAGCSASEIAAITGHKTLAEVERYTRAADQERLARQAIQRQSENQIGKPPIREVANSTDEALEINSLAWKMALPRGIEPLFQP, from the coding sequence ATGGCACTGGGCTGGACAGATCGAGATCCAACTGCCGGCGTGCGGGGATACAAGTCGAAGGAAATTCATACCTGGAATGAAAGCGAGATAGCGGTCTTCGAGCGCCACTGGTCGGAAGGCACAAGGGAACGCCTGACCTTCGCGCTGCTCCTCTACACAGGCCAACGTGGCTCAGACGTTTATCGGATGACGTGGGCAGACATTTCGGGAGATGCGATCCGCGTTGCCCAGCAAAAGACTGCCGCGAAGCTCACCATTCCGATCCATGAGGCGCTGGATCGCGTCCTTTCGACTGCGAACCGCGGTCACCCGACAATCCTGGCGACGGCTTATGGCGAGCGGTTCTCCGTGAAGGGCTTCGGCCAGATGATTTCGGCCGCGATCCGGGAAGCAGGGCTCCCGCAACGGTGCAAAGCCCATGGGCTCCGGAAAGCTGCCGCGCGACGGCTGGCCGAGGCCGGATGCTCTGCAAGCGAAATTGCGGCGATTACCGGACACAAGACATTGGCAGAGGTAGAGCGCTATACGCGCGCGGCTGACCAAGAGCGGCTGGCGAGACAGGCGATCCAGCGACAGTCCGAAAACCAAATTGGCAAACCGCCAATCAGGGAAGTGGCAAACTCCACCGATGAAGCCTTAGAGATCAATAGCTTAGCGTGGAAAATGGCGCTCCCTAGGGGAATCGAACCCCTGTTTCAGCCTTGA
- a CDS encoding RluA family pseudouridine synthase — protein MTVTVAGDEGSPRLDRVLAARLPELSRSRLKALILAGQVAIGPGAVRDPAYHVGAGDTITIDVPEAAPAEPAAETIPLTIVYEDDDIIVIDKPAGLVVHPAAGHETGTLVNALIAHCGASLSGIGGVKRPGIVHRLDKDTTGLMVVAKNDRAHASLSAQFADHGRTGAMERGYLAFAWGLPHRPHGTINAAIDRHPHARDKMAVRPRGREAITHYEVQESFAGRDGKPVACLIACHLETGRTHQIRVHLAHLGHPLLGDQVYGPHFKTKASQLATAAQAALSALGRQALHAYLLIIEHPRTGEVLRWESELPEDLLRLRGALEAAL, from the coding sequence ATGACGGTGACGGTCGCCGGCGACGAAGGCTCGCCGCGGCTCGATCGCGTGCTCGCGGCCCGGCTGCCGGAGCTGTCACGGTCCCGGCTGAAGGCGCTGATCCTGGCGGGCCAGGTCGCGATCGGTCCGGGCGCGGTTCGCGACCCCGCTTATCATGTCGGCGCCGGCGACACGATCACAATCGACGTGCCGGAGGCGGCGCCGGCCGAGCCGGCGGCGGAGACCATCCCGCTCACCATCGTCTACGAGGACGACGACATCATCGTTATCGACAAGCCGGCTGGCCTCGTCGTGCATCCCGCCGCCGGCCACGAAACCGGCACGCTGGTCAACGCGCTGATCGCCCATTGCGGCGCCAGCCTGTCGGGCATCGGCGGGGTCAAGCGGCCCGGCATCGTGCATCGGCTGGACAAGGATACCACCGGGCTGATGGTGGTGGCCAAGAACGACCGGGCGCACGCCTCGCTCAGCGCACAGTTCGCCGATCACGGCCGCACCGGCGCGATGGAGCGCGGCTATCTGGCGTTTGCGTGGGGGCTGCCGCACCGGCCGCACGGCACCATCAATGCCGCGATCGACCGCCATCCGCATGCGCGCGACAAGATGGCGGTGCGGCCGCGCGGCCGCGAGGCCATTACGCATTATGAGGTGCAGGAGAGCTTTGCGGGACGCGACGGCAAGCCGGTCGCCTGCTTGATCGCCTGCCATCTCGAGACCGGCCGCACCCACCAGATCCGGGTGCACCTCGCCCATCTCGGCCATCCGCTTCTTGGCGATCAGGTCTATGGCCCGCATTTCAAGACCAAGGCGAGCCAGCTGGCGACAGCAGCGCAAGCGGCACTGAGCGCGCTCGGCCGGCAGGCCTTGCACGCCTATCTCCTGATAATCGAGCACCCGCGGACAGGAGAAGTTCTACGCTGGGAATCGGAGCTTCCGGAGGATCTTTTGCGCCTCAGGGGCGCCCTGGAAGCGGCGCTATGA
- the rpoH gene encoding RNA polymerase sigma factor RpoH: protein MARTATLPVLNGESGLARYLSEIRKFPMLEPQEEYMLAKRWREHDDSDAAHKLVTSHLRLVAKIAMGYRGYGLPISEVVSEGNVGLMQAVKRFEPEKGFRLATYAMWWIKASIQEYILRSWSLVKMGTTANQKKLFFNLRKAKSKISALDEGDLHPDQVQLIAKRLGVTAQDVVDMNRRLGGDASLNAPIRDDGEAGEWQDWLVDNSPNQEAIMAEHEEYDHRRQALNGAIGVLNARERRIFEARRLADEPMTLEDLAAEFGVSRERVRQIEVRAFEKVQSAVKGAIARQEAATLEAAH from the coding sequence ATGGCCCGTACAGCTACACTGCCGGTTCTCAATGGAGAATCCGGACTTGCTCGCTACCTCTCCGAGATCCGCAAGTTCCCGATGCTGGAACCGCAGGAGGAGTACATGCTCGCCAAGCGTTGGCGCGAGCATGACGACAGCGACGCAGCGCATAAACTCGTAACCAGCCATCTCAGGCTCGTGGCCAAGATCGCCATGGGCTATCGCGGCTACGGCTTGCCGATATCCGAAGTCGTTTCGGAAGGCAATGTCGGCCTGATGCAGGCTGTGAAGAGGTTCGAGCCCGAGAAGGGTTTTCGCCTCGCCACCTACGCCATGTGGTGGATCAAGGCGTCGATACAAGAGTACATCCTGCGATCTTGGTCGCTGGTGAAGATGGGCACGACCGCGAACCAGAAGAAGCTGTTCTTCAACCTGCGCAAGGCGAAGAGCAAGATCTCGGCGCTGGATGAAGGCGATCTGCATCCGGATCAGGTCCAGCTGATCGCCAAGCGCCTCGGCGTGACCGCTCAGGACGTGGTCGACATGAACCGCCGTCTCGGCGGCGACGCCTCGCTGAACGCGCCGATCCGCGACGACGGCGAAGCGGGCGAATGGCAGGACTGGCTGGTCGACAACTCGCCCAACCAGGAAGCCATCATGGCCGAGCACGAGGAGTACGACCACCGCCGGCAGGCGCTGAACGGCGCGATCGGCGTGCTCAACGCCAGGGAGCGCCGCATCTTCGAGGCGCGGCGTCTGGCCGACGAGCCGATGACGCTCGAGGATCTCGCCGCCGAGTTCGGCGTGTCGCGCGAGCGCGTGCGCCAGATCGAGGTGCGCGCCTTCGAGAAGGTGCAGTCGGCCGTCAAGGGCGCGATTGCCCGGCAGGAGGCGGCCACGCTGGAGGCCGCGCACTAA
- a CDS encoding peptidoglycan recognition protein family protein — MKPIALSVRAALALLVLLVSLPVSAEDLAALARASGTPDIPGLRMVWLAPWGDVTKAHPWTNIIVHQTEGPAGSARAGALAQAKNPKRRGVTLWVETDGTVYWAVPETMVTLHGDGANRNDNRYIDNAPTYRKVVRDNSIGVEFAGNYPDVTTPATAAQVAAWRVLSKVLRLRYGIARERVYAHNWIDYKDARYCEGCALAELARAAAD, encoded by the coding sequence ATGAAGCCGATCGCTCTCTCCGTTCGCGCAGCGCTTGCGCTGCTCGTTCTCCTTGTCTCTCTGCCGGTTTCGGCCGAGGACCTCGCCGCGCTCGCCCGAGCATCCGGCACGCCCGATATCCCCGGGCTGAGGATGGTCTGGCTCGCGCCCTGGGGCGACGTCACAAAAGCCCATCCCTGGACCAACATCATCGTCCACCAGACCGAGGGGCCGGCGGGGTCGGCGCGGGCAGGGGCGCTGGCGCAGGCCAAAAACCCCAAACGACGCGGCGTCACCCTGTGGGTGGAAACCGACGGCACGGTGTATTGGGCGGTCCCGGAAACCATGGTGACCTTGCATGGCGACGGCGCCAACCGCAACGACAACCGCTATATCGACAACGCTCCGACGTACCGCAAGGTCGTGCGTGACAATTCCATCGGCGTGGAGTTCGCCGGCAACTATCCCGACGTCACCACGCCCGCCACCGCGGCCCAGGTCGCAGCCTGGCGGGTGCTGTCGAAGGTGCTCCGGCTGCGCTACGGCATTGCCCGCGAGCGGGTCTATGCGCACAACTGGATCGATTACAAGGACGCCCGCTATTGCGAGGGCTGCGCGCTCGCCGAGCTCGCCCGCGCCGCCGCCGACTGA
- a CDS encoding GGDEF domain-containing protein: protein MLNVPTLWTAFAINFLALGLIWAYVMRSYPNLDSARFWTASAFVCAPAAMLALARFYFGSLLPLLAGAALLTFAICLAAMGVERFYGRKASWRLSFAVVGLTCVSIAFFLYVYDNSPLRILCYSIGQAVPMAVIARLVLDSRRGPINPGARLAGLLSVLIIAVFAVRAAGSFIGVDFNFSRSGIGQAAAVLLLIFLSMSLNFGFLLMAVDRLRNEVADLALLDDLTGVANRRHLMQRLAEECARAERSGRPFALLVIDLDGFKLINDNHGHAAGDACLQHFTLMAQTRLRPGDMLARTGGDEFCIVLPSSGVREGEMIARRILQVCRDDAEACAGADVPIEVSIGVAEWTQDVGAFPDRLMARADQALYAAKKDGKNGYAVYQGEQETPALAPDQIEAMLAPEPRQGAAVE, encoded by the coding sequence ATGCTGAACGTTCCGACGCTGTGGACCGCCTTCGCGATCAACTTTCTCGCGCTGGGCCTGATCTGGGCCTACGTCATGCGCAGCTATCCCAATCTGGATTCGGCCCGCTTCTGGACGGCGTCTGCGTTCGTGTGTGCGCCGGCAGCGATGCTCGCGCTGGCGCGGTTCTATTTTGGTTCGCTGCTCCCGCTGCTGGCCGGCGCCGCGCTGTTGACCTTCGCGATCTGCCTCGCGGCAATGGGCGTGGAGCGCTTCTACGGGCGAAAGGCGTCGTGGCGACTGAGCTTCGCCGTCGTCGGTCTGACCTGTGTTTCGATCGCATTCTTTCTCTACGTCTACGACAACAGCCCGCTGCGGATCCTGTGCTACTCGATCGGCCAGGCTGTGCCGATGGCTGTCATCGCGCGGCTGGTGCTCGATTCCAGACGGGGGCCGATCAATCCCGGCGCGCGGCTTGCCGGCCTGCTGTCGGTGCTGATCATCGCGGTGTTTGCCGTAAGGGCGGCTGGGAGCTTCATCGGCGTCGATTTCAACTTCAGCCGTTCCGGCATCGGCCAGGCCGCGGCGGTGCTGCTGCTGATCTTCCTGTCGATGTCGCTCAATTTCGGCTTCCTGCTGATGGCGGTGGATCGATTGCGCAACGAGGTCGCTGATCTTGCGCTGCTGGACGATCTCACCGGCGTCGCCAACCGTCGCCATCTGATGCAGCGCCTCGCCGAGGAATGCGCGCGTGCGGAGCGGTCCGGCCGGCCGTTCGCGTTGCTCGTGATCGACCTCGATGGCTTCAAGCTCATCAACGACAATCATGGGCATGCGGCGGGCGATGCCTGCCTGCAGCATTTCACCCTGATGGCGCAGACCCGGCTGCGCCCCGGCGACATGCTGGCGCGCACCGGCGGCGACGAGTTCTGCATCGTGCTGCCGTCGTCTGGCGTGCGCGAGGGCGAGATGATCGCGCGGCGCATCCTGCAGGTGTGCCGTGACGATGCAGAGGCCTGTGCCGGTGCCGACGTTCCGATCGAGGTGTCGATCGGCGTCGCCGAATGGACCCAAGATGTCGGCGCGTTCCCGGACCGCCTCATGGCGCGGGCGGACCAGGCGCTGTATGCGGCCAAGAAGGACGGCAAGAACGGCTATGCCGTCTATCAGGGCGAGCAGGAGACTCCTGCACTGGCGCCCGACCAGATCGAGGCGATGCTGGCACCCGAACCTCGTCAGGGTGCGGCTGTCGAGTGA
- a CDS encoding response regulator, protein MGQSQPFRATALIVEDDPTQCEMIALLLEESEYDVITCESAEAAELVLSKPGHRVVLLMTDVNLAGRMSGVELAHIARARHPHLNIVVTSGRPLSQPLPGNAKFWAKPWAPLDVLREAEITLERTPELRRRFGEA, encoded by the coding sequence ATGGGACAGTCGCAGCCCTTTCGCGCAACGGCGCTGATCGTGGAAGACGATCCGACACAGTGCGAGATGATCGCTCTGCTGCTGGAGGAGAGCGAGTACGACGTGATCACGTGCGAGAGCGCCGAGGCGGCTGAACTGGTGCTGAGCAAGCCTGGCCACCGCGTCGTGCTGCTGATGACCGACGTCAATCTCGCAGGTCGCATGAGCGGCGTCGAACTCGCGCACATCGCGCGGGCGCGCCATCCGCACCTCAACATCGTCGTCACCTCCGGACGGCCGCTGTCGCAGCCATTGCCGGGAAATGCCAAGTTCTGGGCCAAGCCGTGGGCGCCGCTCGACGTGCTGCGTGAGGCCGAAATCACGCTCGAGCGCACGCCGGAGCTTCGGAGGAGGTTCGGCGAGGCGTAG
- a CDS encoding SDR family NAD(P)-dependent oxidoreductase: MTAINGAAAAVTGAASGIGRALATELAARGCNLALADRDEAGLASLARELAAQDRKVTTHRLDVSDPAAIAQFAEDAIRAHPGLNIVINNAGVALFGGFHEIDQAEMEWLFNINFWGVVHGTRAFLPHLARQAEAHVVNLSSIFGIIAPPGQSAYAAAKFAVRGFSESLRHELAAANSPVRLSVVHPGGVATAIARNARAGIGMTDNARRVQSIERFERIAKTSPRDAALRIIQGIERNEPRILIGGDARFLDLLQRFMPGTYWKVMAKRLEKAAARDQ; this comes from the coding sequence ATGACGGCAATCAACGGAGCGGCGGCGGCGGTCACGGGCGCCGCCAGCGGCATTGGCCGCGCGCTGGCAACGGAGCTGGCCGCACGCGGCTGCAATCTCGCGCTCGCCGATCGCGACGAGGCGGGCCTCGCCAGCCTGGCGCGCGAGCTCGCCGCGCAGGACCGCAAGGTGACCACGCACCGGCTCGACGTCAGCGATCCGGCGGCCATCGCGCAATTCGCCGAGGACGCGATCCGCGCCCATCCCGGCCTCAACATCGTCATCAACAATGCCGGCGTGGCGCTGTTCGGCGGCTTCCATGAGATCGACCAGGCCGAGATGGAGTGGCTGTTCAACATCAATTTCTGGGGCGTCGTGCACGGCACGCGCGCCTTCCTGCCGCATCTCGCGCGCCAGGCCGAGGCGCATGTCGTCAACCTGTCCTCGATCTTCGGCATCATCGCGCCGCCCGGCCAGTCGGCCTATGCCGCGGCCAAGTTCGCCGTGCGCGGATTTTCCGAGAGCCTGCGTCACGAGCTTGCCGCCGCCAACAGCCCGGTCAGGCTGTCGGTCGTGCATCCCGGCGGCGTCGCCACCGCAATCGCACGCAACGCCCGCGCGGGGATCGGCATGACCGACAATGCCCGCCGCGTCCAGTCGATCGAGCGCTTCGAGCGGATCGCCAAGACCAGCCCGCGCGACGCCGCGCTGCGCATCATCCAAGGCATCGAACGCAACGAGCCGCGCATCCTGATTGGCGGTGACGCGCGCTTCTTGGACCTGCTGCAGCGGTTCATGCCGGGCACGTATTGGAAAGTGATGGCGAAGCGGCTGGAGAAGGCGGCGGCGAGGGATCAGTGA
- a CDS encoding lytic murein transglycosylase, producing the protein MLIFRSLIVAASLAFASPALAARCGGDFNTFIASFSAEAQSAGVSGGVVSQSLSGVTLDPAVLSFDRRQRYTFNKSFEQYVSTRVGPGRINGGRAMLQRHAALLSRIEQQYGVPRQILIAIWGLETDFGKGDMGKLPVIRTLATLAHDCRRTELFQTELMAALKIVERGDLTLRDLIGAFAGEIGQTQFLPSSYIKYGVDFDGDGRVDLRHSTADVLASTANLLHTNGFKMGASYEEGSPNFEAMREWNRAVIYRKTIGYFADQLMGR; encoded by the coding sequence ATGCTGATCTTCCGCTCGCTCATCGTTGCTGCCAGCCTCGCGTTTGCCTCGCCCGCTCTCGCCGCGCGCTGCGGCGGCGACTTCAACACCTTCATCGCGAGCTTCTCCGCGGAAGCGCAGAGCGCCGGCGTCTCCGGCGGCGTGGTCAGCCAGTCGCTGTCGGGCGTGACGCTCGATCCGGCCGTGCTCTCCTTCGACCGCCGTCAGCGCTACACCTTCAACAAGAGTTTTGAGCAGTACGTCTCGACCCGCGTCGGTCCCGGCCGCATCAATGGCGGCCGCGCCATGCTGCAGCGGCATGCGGCGCTGCTGTCGCGCATCGAGCAGCAGTACGGCGTGCCGCGCCAGATTTTGATTGCGATCTGGGGGCTGGAGACCGATTTCGGCAAGGGCGACATGGGCAAGCTGCCGGTGATCCGCACCCTGGCCACCCTGGCGCATGACTGCCGCCGCACCGAGCTGTTCCAGACCGAGCTGATGGCGGCGCTCAAGATCGTCGAGCGCGGTGATCTCACCCTGCGCGACCTGATCGGAGCTTTTGCCGGCGAGATCGGGCAGACCCAGTTCCTGCCGTCGTCCTACATCAAATACGGCGTCGATTTCGACGGCGACGGCCGCGTCGATCTGCGCCACTCCACCGCGGACGTGCTCGCCTCGACCGCGAACCTGCTGCACACCAACGGCTTCAAGATGGGGGCGTCCTACGAGGAGGGCTCACCGAATTTCGAAGCCATGCGCGAGTGGAACAGGGCCGTGATCTACCGCAAGACCATCGGCTATTTCGCCGATCAGCTGATGGGGCGGTAG
- a CDS encoding OmpA family protein: protein MTFRPGAWAQAALVAALLCHTLAPATAQPGDVAGARDFPGIGRFAGSVITGYVAKDFDAVRLQAAPFKDGKATDERRLEGRITRIAYRTAPGPSILEVSRNFENQLAKAGFETLLACDTDPCGAIPFTEAIDLLPVPQMWVDGFDYRYFAGRKATDGREIYASVLVSQNNQQITAQLTIAELGAMQNKMVSAAEMAKGLGDKGHIALYGLYFDTDKATMRPESRPTLEQIAQLLAGQPQLNVFIVGHTDNQGSYDYNLDLSRRRAEAVAAELARSFRIAPARLRTAGVGLLAPVGSNATDAGRALNRRVELVAP, encoded by the coding sequence ATGACGTTTCGGCCCGGTGCATGGGCGCAAGCGGCCCTGGTCGCGGCTCTGCTCTGTCACACCTTAGCGCCCGCGACCGCCCAGCCCGGCGATGTGGCGGGAGCAAGGGACTTCCCCGGCATCGGCCGCTTCGCAGGCAGCGTGATCACCGGCTATGTCGCCAAGGATTTCGACGCGGTGCGGCTGCAGGCGGCTCCGTTCAAGGATGGCAAGGCGACCGACGAACGGCGCCTGGAAGGCCGCATCACCCGCATCGCGTATCGCACCGCGCCGGGTCCGTCGATCCTCGAAGTGTCGCGCAATTTCGAGAACCAGCTCGCCAAGGCCGGCTTCGAGACGCTGCTCGCCTGCGACACCGATCCCTGCGGCGCCATCCCCTTCACCGAGGCGATCGACCTCTTGCCAGTGCCGCAGATGTGGGTCGACGGCTTCGACTACCGCTATTTCGCCGGCCGCAAGGCCACTGATGGCCGCGAGATCTATGCCAGCGTGCTGGTCAGCCAGAACAATCAGCAGATCACCGCCCAGCTCACCATCGCCGAGCTGGGCGCGATGCAGAACAAGATGGTCAGCGCCGCCGAGATGGCGAAGGGCCTCGGCGACAAGGGCCACATCGCGCTGTACGGCCTCTATTTCGATACCGACAAGGCGACCATGCGGCCGGAAAGCCGGCCGACCCTGGAGCAGATCGCGCAGCTGCTCGCCGGCCAGCCGCAGCTGAACGTCTTCATCGTCGGCCACACCGACAACCAGGGCAGCTATGACTACAATCTCGATTTGTCACGACGGCGGGCCGAGGCCGTTGCCGCGGAGCTGGCGAGGAGCTTCCGCATCGCGCCGGCGCGGCTGCGCACCGCGGGCGTGGGCCTGCTGGCTCCGGTCGGCAGCAATGCGACCGATGCCGGCCGCGCCCTGAACCGCCGCGTCGAGCTGGTGGCGCCGTGA
- a CDS encoding thiol-disulfide oxidoreductase DCC family protein, giving the protein MPQLTVWYNTRCPVCDAGIDWQRNKLLALVKSGRVAFKDINAEPEALSAYGAGVDDVRRRLHATDEEGQLTTGADVALLLWALTPGEGWLATLFGNRLVRPLTRFGYDRFADVLFAWNKRKGHW; this is encoded by the coding sequence ATGCCCCAACTCACGGTCTGGTACAACACGCGCTGCCCGGTGTGCGACGCCGGTATCGACTGGCAGCGCAACAAGCTGCTGGCGCTGGTGAAGTCGGGGCGGGTCGCGTTCAAGGACATCAACGCCGAGCCGGAGGCGCTCAGCGCCTACGGCGCCGGCGTCGATGACGTCCGACGCCGCCTTCATGCGACCGACGAGGAGGGGCAGCTGACGACCGGCGCCGATGTCGCGTTGCTGCTCTGGGCGCTGACACCCGGTGAGGGCTGGCTCGCCACGCTGTTCGGCAACCGCCTGGTGCGGCCGCTGACGCGGTTCGGCTACGACCGCTTTGCGGATGTGCTGTTCGCCTGGAACAAGCGGAAAGGGCACTGGTGA
- a CDS encoding DUF817 domain-containing protein produces the protein MQHDEILSSAPHASASAAAIWAPLRPFIAAEARLAARAAKAPWIAALYEFLRFGVKQGWACLFGGIAVALMLLTWRFYPANAPLARYDFLFLCMLGVQAALLATKLETWEEAKIILIYHLVGTVMELFKTATGSWIYPEPSLIRISGVPLFSGFMYSCIGSYLCRVWRLFDFRFTGHPSRRWLMALSAAVYLNFFTDHYGLDMRLVLFGWAALLFAPATVHFKVWRVHRSMPLLLGLFLVSLFIWLSENIGTFTRVWLYPQQAHGWAMVSPAKLGSWFLLLIISYTLVSLINRPRAMNVRENALLSERQKQAA, from the coding sequence ATGCAGCACGACGAAATCTTATCATCGGCTCCCCACGCTTCCGCCAGCGCCGCCGCGATCTGGGCGCCCCTGCGCCCCTTCATCGCGGCCGAAGCGCGGCTTGCAGCGCGCGCAGCCAAGGCGCCCTGGATCGCAGCCCTCTACGAATTCCTCCGTTTCGGCGTGAAGCAGGGCTGGGCCTGTCTGTTCGGCGGCATCGCGGTGGCGTTGATGCTGCTGACGTGGCGGTTCTATCCGGCCAACGCACCGCTCGCGCGCTACGACTTCCTCTTCCTCTGCATGCTCGGCGTTCAGGCCGCGCTGCTCGCCACAAAGCTGGAGACCTGGGAGGAGGCGAAGATCATCCTGATCTATCACCTGGTCGGGACGGTGATGGAGCTGTTCAAGACCGCGACCGGCTCCTGGATCTATCCCGAGCCGAGCCTCATCCGGATCAGTGGCGTGCCGCTGTTCTCCGGCTTCATGTATTCCTGCATCGGCAGCTATCTCTGCCGCGTCTGGCGGCTGTTCGATTTTCGCTTCACCGGCCATCCGTCGCGGCGCTGGTTGATGGCCTTAAGCGCTGCGGTCTACCTCAACTTCTTCACCGACCACTATGGGCTCGATATGAGGCTCGTGCTGTTCGGCTGGGCCGCGCTGCTGTTCGCGCCGGCGACGGTGCACTTCAAGGTCTGGCGCGTGCACCGCTCAATGCCGCTGCTGCTGGGGCTTTTCCTGGTGTCGCTGTTCATCTGGCTGTCGGAGAACATCGGCACCTTCACGCGGGTCTGGCTCTATCCGCAGCAGGCGCACGGCTGGGCCATGGTGTCGCCCGCCAAGCTCGGCTCATGGTTTCTGCTGCTGATCATCAGCTACACGCTGGTCAGCCTGATCAACCGGCCGCGGGCGATGAACGTCAGGGAGAACGCGCTCCTGTCGGAGCGCCAGAAGCAAGCCGCGTAG